ACAACAAAACTCATTTTTAAACCCATTACAGGTTCTCTATAGCAGCAGGGACATTACCCTGTCCGACATATCACTCACAGGACATATCCTGGTACAGTCCAGAACAAAGATCACCGTGGAAGCCCCATCCGACCTAAAGGACGTGGTACTGGTAGCACCCATCATCGAAATAAAAAACAACACAAAAGGCACTTTTCAAGCCATCGCAACCAAAGAAATAATTATCGGGGAACACTGTAGGCTCGATTACCCCTCCGCATTCGTTTTAAATGAAGAAGAGGACAACAAAAACCCAACGGAAAACACAGGTCATGCCAAGGAAACCCCTGCCATAAAGATCGGTAAGGGCAGTACCGTAAAGGGTGCCATTGTCTATTTGGGAACTACGAAGAACCACAGGGCACAAGTGTTCATTGACGAAACCGTTACCGTGACCGGCGAAATATACTGTAACAGGAACCTAGAGCTTTTGGGAACGGTGCACGGCAGTGTCTTCACGTCCAATTTTGTAGCAAACCAATCCGGATCCTCCTACCAAAACCACCTCTACAATGGCAGCATTACAATAGAGGCCCTGCCCCGGGAATATATAGGCCTAACATTAGAAAACCAAAAAAAAGGCGTACTAAAATGGCTCTACTAAAGAAAACAAACGCATCCACCCTCATGGAAACCCTGGTCGCCTCGGTACTGATCGTGCTGGTATTCATGATTACCAGTATGATACTGAACAACATGTTCTCAAACAGTATCAAAAACAACACCCGGAACATGGATGCCCACCTAAACGAACTGGAATACCTGTACAAAAGAGAAAAACTAACAGTTCCCTATCAAGACGATTATAAAGATTGGCAAATCACTGTTGAAGCCATCACAGAAAACGGAACCCATAGCGTCCGGTTCGAGGCACTGAACAGCACCACCAATAAAAACATTACAAAAACAATCCATGAAAATGACCCATAACAAAATACAGGCCTTTACCATAAGCGAAATGGTCGTGGTCCTGATACTCACCAGTATCGTTGTGGGATTGGCATTTTCGGTGTTGACCCTGGTACAAAAACATATGACCGGCATCCAGCAAAACTTTGCGAACAGCACCGAGCTCAATAAGCTCGAACAGTCCCTATGGCTGGACTTTAACAGATATTCAAGAATCAAATACGATCCCATGGAAGAAAAAATAACCTTTGCAAACGACATCGATTCCATAACCTATCGGTTCCACGACAGCTACATCACCAAGACCATGGATACCTTCCACATCCAACTGCAGCATAGGACCATGTACTTTGAGGGCAGCACCATAGGCACCGGAACCATGGACGCCATAAAACTGGAAACCAGTAAAGCATACCAAACCCAAACCCTTTTCATATACAAGGACAACGACGCAATTCCCTTTTTAAACTGATGGCATTCAATCTGGACAACATAGAAAAACAAGCACCCGCTATAAAAGAACCAAGCACAGGCACCTCCTTTCTAAAGAAAGAGATCGTCCTGTTCGACAGAACGTTCTCCAATAAGGTAAAAGAAGACCTGTACACCGAACTGAGCGTCCTGCTAAAAGCGGGTATCACCCTAAAGGACGGCCTGGAGCTCATACAGAGCTCGCACAAAAAGAAACAGACCAAAGCGGCCCTGCAAGAGATCTATAATGCCATAATATCGGGCGAAAGCCTATCGGAAGCACTGAAAAAACAAAAACAGTTCACCGATTACGAATACTATTCCATAAAGATCGGTGAGGAAACAGGCACACTGTTCCAGGTCACCGAACAACTGGGGAACTTCTATGCAAGAAAGAACGAACAGCACAGAAATTTGGTCAGTGCCCTGACATACCCCGTGATCATATTAAGCACCGCCGTTCTGGTCGTGGTCTTTATGCTGAGGTACGTCGTGCCCATGTTTCAGGATATCTTCAGGCAACAGGGCGTGGAACTCCCGGCAATCACCAAGTTCATCATAAGCCTATCGGAATTTGTGGGCAGCTACGGGTGGCTAATGCTCGTGGCGATTATCGCCATGATGGCCTCAAAGCCCCTGTTCAACAAAAACAAACGGTACAAGCAGTTCAAGGACACCCTTATACTAAAGCTCCCCTTTATCGGCAACTTCGTAAAGGCCATTTACCTGTCACAGTTTACGCAGGCTGTGTCCCTATTGACCGCATCCAAGGTCCCCGTGGTGAACAGCATCCAGTTGGTCAAGCAAATGATCGACTTTTATCCCCTGCAGCACGCATTGGAAACAGTGGAACAGCACATTCTGAGAGGGCAGTCCCTAAGCCAAAGCCTAGGCCAGCACGAGCTCTTTGACGATAAGATGATCGCCCTGGTAAAGGTCGCCGAGGAAACCAACCAGACCGAATTCATTTTTGACAGGCTCAATATGCAGTACAACACCCAGGTGCAGCAGCAGTCCAAAATGCTGTCCACCATCATGGAGCCGTTTATAATTCTCATAGTCGGTGTGCTGGTGGGCGTTATCCTGATTGCCATGTACCTGCCGATGTTTAAGTTGAGCAGTGTGATGGGGTGATTGCTCTTAAAGCATTAGAAACTAATTCTGACTTAAACAAATCTTTAGTATATGTATATGGTACTGCTGAAATAAGTGCCGCAAAATTGACTTTAGAAAATACTGCTCGAATGACAAGGATAGCTGGTTTTGCAAAAGGGTTAGGCACTATAGGTAATATAGCAGGAATGATTCCAGCAACAAATGATATGCTTATCAATGGAAATGTCAATGGTGATAACTTTGTTGATTTTATGATAAGCGGAACTGCCTTTGCCCCTGGTGGATGGATATTGGCCCCTGTATTTCAATTGTATGCTAATGATGTTAGAAATGACCCCAATAAGGAAAAAAGAATTAAAATGATAGAAATGCAGACAGGACAAACACCGATGAGTATAGGAGCAAATTGTTTTGCGGAAGGTTCTCAAGTGTTGATGGGAGATGGAACTACCAAAAACATTGAGTTTATACAAGTTGGAGATGCTGTTTTAACATATGATTTTATAAAAGAAAAAATGGAAATTAATCTTGTGTTAAAAGTTGATAATCCTATACACCATAAACTCGTAAAGGTTGTTTTTTCTAATGGAGAGGAGATTATTAGTACAGAAGATCACCCGTATTACGTTAAAGATAAGGGTTAGTGCTCTTTCAATCCTGAGAAAACACTAAAGAATTATGGTATAAAAACAATGATATTGAAAGTTTCTGACTATTGTTTAACAAATAAAGGAGATGGGTTAAAGAAAATTAAGATTGTTCGAATTACACAATTTGAGAAAACAATAAAAACTTATAACCTTTCTAAAATCTCTAATAGCAGTAATTATTTTGTAAATAGTATTTTAGTGAATAACGAGGATATTGACGAACTAGAAGATAAAAGATAAAAATGAAATTGATGAACTTTTTTGATTATGTCTATTATAGGTCTTATTCTTTATATAAAAATATTTTGGGAGATAGTACTCCTATGCTATATGCCCTTTGTGTAGTTTCTTTAATGCAACAATTTAATGTATTTACTATGTTATATTTTGCATATGTCTATTTAGATTTAAATATGAATATCAATAAATATGTTCTTTATGCTTCATTTTTAGTTTTCATTATCCCAAATTATTTAAGATATTCAAAGTTTAGCTATGAGCAGATGGATGAAAAGTGGAGAAATGTCTCTAAAAACAAAAAAATACGGGGTACAATTTTTATGGTATTGTATATAATATTATCAACAATAGCTATTATAACTACAGCTATTATTCTTGGTAAAGTAAAAAGGGGGAGATTTAAGGTCTTGAAGGAGGTATTGTTGCCCGCTGTTCCCTAGTATACGCTACCGCTAGTTTTTATGTAGTGCCGTAACGAGCAAGAAATAAAAACAAGAGGAAACCACAATGTAAAAGTTGTGGTTTTTTTGTGGCAAAAAAGAGCCAGAAAACGGCAAAACCCTAAAAACCCGCTGCACGAAGTTGTAACTTCTCTATAATTATAAAACAAAAACCACAATCCTATTAAGTAGGATTGTGGTTTTTCTGTGATGAAAACAGTAAAAACAGCGAAGATTCTATAAAGCTCCTTATGAATCAGAACAGAAATTTTATCAATTTAAATATCTAGAACTGGTCTTATAAAATTTGTCCAACTTTTTGTTTTTAAGTCTAGTTTTCTCGCTAAAAACTTAAACGCACGGTTTTTCTTTAAATACGTCACTGTAATTTCTTTTTTGGTTGTCCAAAGCTTAAGCGGTATTGGTAGATCCATTAAGCTCTAAGATGCTCATAAATTCCAAAGTATAGTTATCGAAAGTCTGTATGTAGGCATATTTTTCCGTAATCTTGGCTCCTAGTTTGCGTTTCTCAAAACTGGCGGTCATTCCCAAATCGATATGCTTGAATTTTAGTTCAATGGCACGCTTTATGGTTTGGTACAGCAATTGGCGATAGGTGTAATATTCTGTTAGGTAGCTATAATCCATGCCGACAAAGGATGGTACATACGTATGGCCGCCATTGTTGTAGCAGAGCATCACGCCTATCATTTTATCGGGAGAATCCAGTAAACCAATGGTTATGAATTCCCAATTGGGATGCTCTGACATATTTTTGAATAATTTTTCCGGAAAGGGAAAAGTGTTCAATCCTAAATTGTTTTGATGTACGTTGTTATATAGAGCCTCAACTTGTTTTAACTGGTCTGCATTACAGCTTTTCAGTATGTCGATTTTCAACAACGGCTCATATGCGAGAATCTCTTTCCGTAAATGCTGCCTGTTTCTTGACGATAGTTTTGCGCCATAGTCTTCAATGGTTTCACGTGCTTTTAAATCGATTTTACAGGAATCGGGCATTTGTACCCGTACAAATCCTTGCCCTTGAAAATACGGATGCAGGGTTTCATTTTCCGAAAAGTCCCTGAGCACAATCATTTTTGCATGGCATTGTTTTTCTAAGGTTTCCATAGTCTGCATCATGGCATTTAAGGCTTCTTGCTTTAATGGATGTTCGTGATCGATGTAAAGATGTGTTCCCTCTGTAAATAATGATCCCATACTGAGAACTAGGGAGCTTAGGTAATAAGGGTCCGTTTTTCGAGTCTTTTCAATGAGTTGGGAGGCACTGACATCTGCTAACATATCATCTTTCCATAATCCCAAAGTGAAATATGTTGATAGTATGGGGTGTTGGTTCTGGTCATAGATCATTAAGTACCAAAACTTCCAGTTATGTTCCTTTAGAGGGTTGTTACTAAAGGTGTTTTCAAGAAATTCAAGGCCTTCCCAATCAAAGACACCTTGGTTTCCCTGCAATGTGTTCCAAAGGGCTTTGTCTATTTTTGTTATGGAATCTTCAAGTTGCACTTTAACGGTATGATTTGATGCTACTATTTTGTTTGGTTTGACATCTCGCTTAAATGCTTGGTTTACGCGAAGGGCATTGGTATGGGTGTCTTCCAACGCTTTGGGATAATGATAGACCATGGCCTCCACCAATGCTTTGATCTCCTGTTTTTGGTTGTGTCTGGATATGGTGATGCGTACACCCGTGTTTTTGACGGGTACGGCTGGAAATATTCCCAGATTGACATAAAACCCTTCTTTCATCAAGCGGTTGACAAAATTATAGCCCGTTTTGGGCATGCCCGTGCCGATAAAAAATACGGGGGAATTGTTTTTGTCGATTAGTGGCAGTTCGGTATTTTCCAAAAGACTATTAAAATACTGGATGCGCTCCCTTAAATCGTTTTGAAGCTCATGGATTTCCGGTGTCAAGTGGATTTCCGCGGAGGCGGTGGCTGCTGCTACGGAAGCCGGTTCCAATTGAGCCGAAAAGGTTAAGGGCCCGCCAAAGGTCTTTATCTCTTGGTACATTTTTTTATTGGAACAGACCAATACGGCACCACTGGCTCCAAAGGTTTTGCTCAGTGTTCCAAATAATAGCACGTTCTCCGACAGCGAACCGAGTTCGCCCAGTGCGTAGCCCGTACCGTTTTTTCCGGTCCAGCTCATCCCATGGACATCGTCGATATAAAGGTGCAATTGAGGGTATTTCAAAGCGAGTGTTTTTAAATCACTTAAGGGCGCATAATCTCCGTACATCGAATAGATGCCGTCTGCCATATACCAGATTCTTTGATGCTTATTCGAATGGTTTTTTATTTTCTTTTCCAGCATATCCATATCGTTGTGCCGTATCATGTCTATCGTTACACTTCGGTTTTTTAAAACCTTTGCGGCACTTTGTACGCTCCAATGTACCTGATGGTCCAGAATGATGGCATCCCGGTCATTGACGGCATTGGGTATAACCCCCAAATGTCCCAACGTACTGTTCTTGGTGATGATGATTGGGTTTTGGTACATGTCCGTGACTTTCTCCTCCAATTGCTTGTAAAGCGGATTGGAAATATAGGATTTGGACAAGGGAAACTGTGTACCATACTTGGTTATGGCATCTATTGCCGCGGCTTTTAATCTGGGGTCTTGTTCCAATCCCAAATATCCAGTGGTTCCAAAATGGTACAATTGCCTGTTTCCTACACCTATGGTGCGTCCGCTAAAGGTGTCTCCTTCAGCATACAAGTGCAATACACCTTCTTGCTTTGCATCCGTAAATACTTCATTTACAGTGTCTAAAAAATTGTTGTGTTTGATTTTTGCCATGTTCCGAAAGTTTTAGTAATTCAATCTATCTACAGATAAAATGATGAAGCTAGAAAAATTTAATGGTGTAATCTTGTTATGATGTTAGAAATACAACAAAAAATCCTTTTCAGATAAGTTTTAATCCCTTTCAGGTAAGTTTTATTTGCTGCAAATACGTTATTCTTAAGGAAGTAAAATACCGGTTGTTTTTAATTTAGTTAAAAACTTATAAACAATTAACTTTTATGAAGTTTAGAAGTTAGTATGTCTAGCTAAAGCATTGAAAACAAGTCATGGTAAAATGGAATAAGAAGCCTTTATATAATTGTTAAGTACGGGTTTTCCACAGTTGTATTAAAATAATTCTTATTATATTTGGTTTGTTTTAATGTGTTTCAAATAATTTCCTCTCAAGATTAAGATTAGCACAAAAAATAGTTAAGTCATAAATCACACTTTTACAAGTATGTTATTTTGAAGATCGAAATTATAGCCTCATGTTGAATAATTATATAGAAAATGAGTACGCCAAGCTGTGGGTAGAAAATGACATTCTTTTTGTTGTTTACAAAAGTGATGTTTCTATAGATCTGGCTGGCGCTATAAAAATTGTAGAAGACCGACTCTTTTTACAGGAAGGTAAAGCTTTTTTAATTTTTTGTGATATGAGAGGCGTTAAAAGTGCAGATAAAGCTGCAAGAAATTATTTAGCACTGGAAGGTTCGGTTCTAATTAAAGCTGTTGCCTTATTAATTAATAATCCATTGTCTTATATAATATCAGGTTTTTACCTTAAAACAAGTAAGCCCATTATTTTTACCAAGGTATTTACCGACGATGCCGAAGCTTTAGCATTTTTGCGCTCCTTTACCTAAACTAATTTTTTGATTTTTTGGGTGTAAAACAGTAAAACTAAATCTATGTATAATGCTTGATAAAGATAAAATGGAAAGGCTAAAACAAATTCACAACATTCTTATGGAGTTTGCGAGCGGAAATTTTGCGTATAGGCTTGAAAGAACCAACTTGAACGATGACATTGAAGCACTAGTAGAACTGGTTAATATGACCTTAGAAGAAATAAAATCCTTTTTTCTACATCAAGGCTATGTAAACGTACATGAAACTTATAAGTACGTTGTACAAATATTTTTTCTATTGGATAAAAAGGAAACAATCACAGCATATAATTCTCAAATCAAACAATTATTGCTTTTTGATGATAGTGAATTACAAGGAAAGCCGTTTTCTTCATTTTTGACTCAAGATTCTAAATTAGAATGGGATCGTTTAACCTCTAGGTTAGTGTCCACAGACCAGGATTCTCACGAGGAATATATTGTATTGTCTTTTAAAACCAAACAACATTTAACTTTGACAATAAATTGCTTGGTGGGCAAATTTATTGATGAAATTAGTCAATCTGAAAGAATCATAATAACGTCCATAGAAATTATTAAGAGCAGCAAGGAAAGAGAAACAGCGTTATGGAAAACGATAACCTCTGGAAAGGCACATTCAGAAGTAAGAGTACTTTTGAGTAAAACTAACATAAAAAATGACCGATTTTGATTTTCAAAATCGGTCATTTTTGTTATTTGGAGTTTTTTAAGGATAATTTTATAGAAAAGAATGCGTTTTTGTTTCCAACAGGACACAAGTATCCCATCGAAGTTAGCTTTCGTTTTTTTAAGCAGCTAAGTTTTTAAATCGAGAGCTGTAAATTCTTCTTCCAATTTCAAGAGCATTGGCTGTATGGATTCCGAAGAAAATCCAGAGAATCTCGCTCTTTTGGGTTTTGGCCTTGATCTTTTTCAGGTTGTAATGTTCTTTTTCTTTACCAAAGCTTCCTTCAAGACGTGTGGAACGTTCTTTTTTGATTTCTCTGGCCAAAATTTTACGCTGTTCTTCGTTTTTACCAGCCTTTCCTTTTCTGATAAAATCGGTCTGGATTTTGCGACTTGAGGTAAATGTTCGGTTTTTATTGGTAGCATAAATAGCATCTGCCCCCAGTATTTTTATTTTAGTCTTGGTCAGGTTTTGGGCGCAAGATACACTGCTCTGCAAACGGGTCCCTTCATTGAAGGCACGGTACTGGATATGCTCAATAAAATTGATTCCGTCTATTTGAACTTTGTTCACTTTTGCTCCAAATTCTACCTGTTTGGTTTCTTTGCCCCGCACAATTGGACGAATGTAACTTTTGCTGATGCTTACGATTCTATCGGGAACACTTTTTCCTGTTTTAAATATTTGTGCCTGTTGCCGGTAAACTTTGGCAATAATGGATCGTTGTCGCTTGTATTTAGCGGTGGATTCAAATGGATATTGATTTTCTATCTGACCCAGTGCACCGTTAAGTTTGTACAGTAATTTCAGTAACCCTCGGGTTACTTTTGTGCGGTATTTGGATTGTTTCTTTCGTTTTTTCGAATACTCGTTATAGCGTCTGCACCAATCCAGATATTTGGTCCTGGGCAATTTGATTTTCAAAGTGCGGCATAAGGATTCCATTTGTCTGTAGTTCCACTGAACGCATTCCCAAAGCAATTTCTGATTGGTTGGAAAACGCACTTCGCTCTCGTAACAGGTCGCATCGGTAAACATTTTGTCCAGGTCCTTCATATAAGGAATCCAGTTCTTGGCAAGTACTTCTTGGGATCTTCTAATATTTAAACCCTTGGAAAGCTCCATCCTGATTTGGCTCACGATCTTAAAGTTGGTCAGCGGTTTATCGATGGGAATTAGAATATCGCAAAAAAACTGCATGAAAATATTTCCATTCAAAAGCTCGATCAGTTTCTTGTCCGAGCATCCATAATAGTTTTTGAGCATCATCAGGGCAATTTTCCCTTTGGGACTAAAATAGCAATGGGTTCCTTTTTTAGAATCTTTCAATTTGAAAGATTGACCAAGCTCGGAAAAAGGCGTGGAAAGGTAAATTTTGCCCAAATCGGTTTTTAGAAATTGGGCATAAAATCCATCAAAATCTTTATTGATGGCGAAAATTGGAATTTCGTATTGAAATTCGCTTAAACGTATTATTTTTGGCATCACACTTTAAAAGAAAACCCCGTTTTTGGCCCGTTTGGAGCAATTTCGGGGTTTGTTCCTTCTAATATAATACCTATTTTATTGAAAAACAATAGTTTATATTATTATGAATATGCCTGGAAAGAAAAACAATAAAAAGGCTAAGAAATCCCTCTATGCTACTAAGCAAAATAAAGACTCTCGCCTAAATTCATCAGATATTAGAAAAATTCGGCAGATTCATGATTACATTCTAAAAAATCTAGAGAAACCACTTTCGCCATTAATAGAATTAGCCCATACTTTTGGAACCAATGAATATAAAGTAAAGCAAGGATTTAAGCAACTATATGGACAAACTGTTTTTCGTTTTTTAATAGATGAAAGGTTAAGAAAAGCAAGCGTTTTGGTCCAACATTCCGATATTCCTTTAAAAGAAGTGGCTCATATAACAGGTTTTATAAGTGTCCCACATTTTTCCAAAGCTTTCAAGAATAAATATGGCTATACCCCAAGGGATTTGAGAAAGCAATCCTATAAAAGTTCTTTATGATTTGAAGCGGTTTATAATGTACCTCCTTTTGTAATTTCATTTTTCTTGAAGCAATATTGCAAAAAATCCCTTTAGGATAAGTTTTAATCCCTTTCAGGCAAGTTTTATCATCGACATTTGTGCCTGCTTATCAATAATTAGTAATTGATTTCGGTTGCGCCAATCACTATTTGGTTGGAATTCTTAAGATTGAGCGTAGCCGAAACTAATTAAAGAGAGCATTTTAATATGATTAATCATTCCGATTCCCATAGCTGTAAATACGCAAATATTATTTTTTTTGTGTTTGCCATTTTTGAATAATATTTTCTCCTCAAACGAAGCCCTTTAAAATTTTCGGAAGTTTAATCTAAATAACCTGAGCTCAATATAAATTTTAACGAAGTTTGATGTTAAAAGTTCAGAGTTCAGAGTTTAGTATTGGGTTCTTGTACGTGAAGTTTGTGATACACGATTCAACAATTACACGGTTAAACTGTTAAAAAGTTACAAGTATGTTTATCAATCTGAATTCAGGTTTTGTAATGATATTGTTTTTTTTTATTCATATAACTATTTAAACACTTGGATATGAGATTACATAACAACTCACGTTAAATAATTCCCCGATGGCTCTACCTTGGGTTTTGCTTCGCTAGTTCGCTTTGCTCGTGCCTAATTCACATTTCCTTTAGAGTAAGAATGTTAGAAGTTAAACCATGTGAAATTACATTTAAACCAGTAATTGCTTATTTTTTTTATGTATTTAATAATTTAATCGCTTAATTTTGATTATTTTTGAATAATAAGTTACAGTTGATAATAGAAATCAAGAACAGTCTTACCGAAAACAAACCAATAATGGATTTATAGTAGTAAAAATATATGGGTAGTAATAACATGGAAAACATCACAGAACGTTTTGATTTGAAAGCTTATTTTAAGCAGTTCAGCGATCAAATCATCGGAATTAATCAAGAATTTATGTCTCCATATGGCAAAAAGCGGATTATTTATGCAGACTGGACAGCCAGTGGTAGATTGTACAGACCTATAGAGGAAAAACTCATGGATACTATCGGGCCCTTTGTGGCCAATACCCATACGGAAACCTCTATAACAGGAGCTTCCATGACCAAGGCCTACCATCGGGCAAGAAGCATCATCAAAACCCATGTGAATGCAAACAATGATGATGTCCTGATAACGGTAGGAACGGGAATGACCGGTGCCATTAATAAATTACAACGGCTTATGGGGCTGAAGGTCTCGGAGCTGCTCATGCCCTATGCCCAGATTCCGGATCATTTAAAACCTATGGTATTCATATCGCACATGGAACACCATTCCAACCATACATCATGGCTGGAAACCATTGCCCATGTGAAAATCATACCCCATACAGAGGATGGGCTAATCGGGATGAAATCCTTGGAAACCTTATTGGAATCCCATAAAGACCTCCCATTAAAGATTGTGGCCATTACGGCATGTTCCAATGTAACGGGTATTAAAACGGATTACCATCAAGTGGCTAAAATAGCCCATGCCCATAATGCCTTATGCTTCGTGGACTTTGCCTGTTCGGCGCCTTACGTGGCTATGGATATGCATCCTGAGGATCCAGAGGCTTATTTGGATGCTATCACGTTTTCTCCCCATAAATTTTTAGGAGGACCTGGTACTTCAGGGGTTCTTATTTTTAATAAAAAACTATACAGGAACCTAGTACCCGATATTCCAGGTGGAGGCACCGTTTCCTATACAAATCCTTGGGGAGCCCGGGATTATATAGACGATATCGAAACGAGGGAGGATGGTGGTACACCAGGGTTTTTACAAGCGATACGGATTGCCTTGTCCATAAAGCTCAAGGAACAAATGGGAGTGGACAATATACTCAAACGCGAAGCTGCCATTAATGCCGAGGTGTTCAATAGACTCAAAAACATTCCAAATCTCCACATTTTGGCAGGAGAACATACCAATCGCTTGGGGATCTACTCCTTCTATGTGGTGGGCTGCCATTATAACCTTATTGTAAAATTACTGAACGATCGCTTTGGCATACAAACTAGGGGCGGCTGTTCCTGTGCCGGTACCTATGGACATTACCTGTTGCAGGTAGATGAGCCTTTATCCATGGCCATTGAGAAAAAGATTATGGATGGATGCCTGATTGATAGGCCGGGTTGGGTACGGATGTCCATCCATCCAACCATGACAAACCATGAGATAGATACCATCTGCGATGCCATAGAGGCTGTGGCAGCCAATTATGATATTTGGGGCAAAGACTATGAATATGATGCCCTAAAAAATGATTATATAAATTTAAAACCAGACCATGAACAGTTGCAAGTAACCGAAACTTGGTTTAATCTATCATAAAGAATACCACCATTCGTGATTTTGTAAGCGACTTATTATGCCAAATTATGGAGCAATTATGGAACATCTGAATATTAAAAAAACTAGAATAAATATGAATCCATACGAGAAACTATTATTGGTGCAGACCAATAGAGCCAAGGCTATTATTGCTTTTTCCTTGTGGAGTAGTAATGGATGTTTTTCTTTTTTGATGCTTTGAGAATACCCATTTCAACCATTCTATTAAGTATAACGGATATGGCTGCAGTAGAAGATTTTATTTGATAATTTTCCTCAAGTTCTCGTAGAATGTCATGAGCAGTTCTATCTTTTGAGAAGTAATTATCTGCCAAATATAATTTTACCCGAGCAGTCAGACGGGATTTTTCTTTTCTAGAAGGCGATAATTCGTATCGTGTTTGAGGATCTATTTTTAAATCAAGAATGTCTTTCGGATGGGATTTAATGGCTTTACAGATTTCAACAAAGTAGCTTAAAGTTAATTCATTACCATCTTCAAGGCTTCGAATGGTGTTGTATGTGAATCCAGTCATTTCAGATATATCTTCTATTTCTAACTCACTTTTAATTCTTTGAGTTTTTATCCTTTCCCCAATTTCTTTTAAAAGTTGTTCATTTTTATATTTAGCCATAATCAAATTGAACAAAATATAGAACAACATAAAATAATTTATAATGAAATTTTGTTGTTAATAAAATTAGTTATATCTTGACATAATAATTAGTGAATTGCAATTCTTTTGTATTAATATATTAGAAGCATTCGCTTTGAATTTCGTCTTAGAAAACTGGTAATTTTAAAAGGAACGAAATGATAGGTAAGATGCTCACGTCTTAGGGCGTGGGCTCACTTATTGTTCCTCGGTATACCAGTACCTCTAAGGCAGTAAGCTGAGTTCCACGCCTTTTTTGTTCCCGTACACTAAGGGTTTAATGGGTCATTGACCTTGTTTTTCAGGTAACTTCAACTTTACATAATACTATAAAAGAAGCATGTATTAACCCTAAACCTGACCCTCATGGAAGACAACAAGAAACCTATAGACCCCAACTCCTTTATACTGCCACAGCACGATATTTTAGACTCACTGGCCCTGTTGCTGGACAGGTCAAGCCTTAGCAATGCCGTTAAGGAGCACTGTGGCACGGCGCTCAAGGTTATGGGCATTATATATACCGACCTGGCATACAATACGGGAACACAGCTTTTATCAAGAAAAGAATTCGACACGTTCTATGGATCGTTACCAAGCGTATATTTTACCAATAGGGAACTGGTATCCATCGATACACTGACCAAGAACATAAAAAGGTGCATCGAAACAAATGACGTTGTGT
This genomic window from Mariniflexile sp. TRM1-10 contains:
- a CDS encoding transposase — translated: MPKIIRLSEFQYEIPIFAINKDFDGFYAQFLKTDLGKIYLSTPFSELGQSFKLKDSKKGTHCYFSPKGKIALMMLKNYYGCSDKKLIELLNGNIFMQFFCDILIPIDKPLTNFKIVSQIRMELSKGLNIRRSQEVLAKNWIPYMKDLDKMFTDATCYESEVRFPTNQKLLWECVQWNYRQMESLCRTLKIKLPRTKYLDWCRRYNEYSKKRKKQSKYRTKVTRGLLKLLYKLNGALGQIENQYPFESTAKYKRQRSIIAKVYRQQAQIFKTGKSVPDRIVSISKSYIRPIVRGKETKQVEFGAKVNKVQIDGINFIEHIQYRAFNEGTRLQSSVSCAQNLTKTKIKILGADAIYATNKNRTFTSSRKIQTDFIRKGKAGKNEEQRKILAREIKKERSTRLEGSFGKEKEHYNLKKIKAKTQKSEILWIFFGIHTANALEIGRRIYSSRFKNLAA
- a CDS encoding helix-turn-helix transcriptional regulator → MPGKKNNKKAKKSLYATKQNKDSRLNSSDIRKIRQIHDYILKNLEKPLSPLIELAHTFGTNEYKVKQGFKQLYGQTVFRFLIDERLRKASVLVQHSDIPLKEVAHITGFISVPHFSKAFKNKYGYTPRDLRKQSYKSSL
- a CDS encoding aminotransferase class V-fold PLP-dependent enzyme, producing the protein MENITERFDLKAYFKQFSDQIIGINQEFMSPYGKKRIIYADWTASGRLYRPIEEKLMDTIGPFVANTHTETSITGASMTKAYHRARSIIKTHVNANNDDVLITVGTGMTGAINKLQRLMGLKVSELLMPYAQIPDHLKPMVFISHMEHHSNHTSWLETIAHVKIIPHTEDGLIGMKSLETLLESHKDLPLKIVAITACSNVTGIKTDYHQVAKIAHAHNALCFVDFACSAPYVAMDMHPEDPEAYLDAITFSPHKFLGGPGTSGVLIFNKKLYRNLVPDIPGGGTVSYTNPWGARDYIDDIETREDGGTPGFLQAIRIALSIKLKEQMGVDNILKREAAINAEVFNRLKNIPNLHILAGEHTNRLGIYSFYVVGCHYNLIVKLLNDRFGIQTRGGCSCAGTYGHYLLQVDEPLSMAIEKKIMDGCLIDRPGWVRMSIHPTMTNHEIDTICDAIEAVAANYDIWGKDYEYDALKNDYINLKPDHEQLQVTETWFNLS
- a CDS encoding RodZ family helix-turn-helix domain-containing protein, whose translation is MAKYKNEQLLKEIGERIKTQRIKSELEIEDISEMTGFTYNTIRSLEDGNELTLSYFVEICKAIKSHPKDILDLKIDPQTRYELSPSRKEKSRLTARVKLYLADNYFSKDRTAHDILRELEENYQIKSSTAAISVILNRMVEMGILKASKKKNIHYYSTRKKQ